From one Enterococcus sp. DIV2402 genomic stretch:
- the rpoN gene encoding RNA polymerase factor sigma-54: MKFEQQFSQQQKQTQKLAMTQKLQQSIQVLQFSTEELTQFIENQALENPLLDVIQPNYTSNYSKPRTSTGTEMTRLNQIPDTTISLFEHLIDQIHLNYRDTYLRTLVLYLVEYIDLNGYLTISLDEAVEQTGGTPIQLLDALTLIQQLEPAGVGARNLQECLMLQTERDNYAPEIAYLILEEYFTELVERKWESIAKKLVISLTDIQKVFDYIQTLTPTPGAVFGSTEGLYIIPDLTVKVDGQQVTVVSNRSGMPEIKFQQNYFEQMTQSGDSEVLNYLKEKQQAFEWLKKTVEQRGDTIYNVGKAIVERQQEFFFNKEHPIKPLILKDISEELAIHESTVSRAVNGKYLETDFGVFELKHFFSQKLASDEGERSTNDVKHRLQTLIDSEDKAKPLSDQKLVELLNDEGIDISRRTIAKYRDLLKIPSSTKRKRYDET; this comes from the coding sequence ATGAAATTTGAACAGCAGTTTTCGCAGCAACAAAAGCAAACACAGAAACTAGCGATGACACAAAAATTACAGCAATCGATTCAAGTTTTGCAGTTTTCTACAGAGGAATTAACACAATTTATTGAGAATCAAGCCTTAGAAAATCCACTACTTGATGTCATTCAACCTAATTATACTTCAAACTACTCAAAACCACGTACATCAACAGGCACAGAAATGACACGTTTAAACCAAATCCCTGATACGACAATTTCATTATTCGAGCACTTAATTGATCAAATTCATTTGAACTATCGTGATACTTATTTAAGGACACTGGTTCTGTATTTGGTAGAATATATTGACTTGAATGGTTATTTAACAATTTCGCTGGACGAAGCAGTTGAACAGACAGGTGGGACGCCGATTCAACTATTGGATGCTTTGACCTTAATTCAGCAATTAGAACCAGCGGGTGTAGGTGCTAGAAATCTGCAAGAATGTTTGATGTTACAAACCGAACGAGATAACTATGCACCAGAAATTGCGTATTTAATATTAGAAGAATATTTTACAGAATTAGTTGAAAGAAAATGGGAAAGTATCGCTAAAAAGTTAGTCATCTCTTTGACAGATATTCAAAAAGTATTTGATTATATTCAAACATTAACGCCAACACCAGGGGCAGTCTTTGGTTCGACAGAAGGCTTGTACATCATCCCTGACTTAACGGTTAAAGTTGACGGACAACAAGTGACGGTAGTCTCAAATCGTAGTGGAATGCCAGAAATCAAATTTCAGCAAAATTATTTTGAACAAATGACTCAAAGTGGAGATTCAGAAGTGTTAAACTATCTGAAAGAAAAACAACAAGCGTTTGAGTGGCTGAAAAAAACCGTGGAACAACGTGGAGACACTATTTACAATGTGGGGAAAGCAATCGTTGAAAGACAACAAGAATTCTTTTTCAATAAAGAGCATCCTATCAAGCCATTAATTTTAAAAGATATTTCAGAAGAATTGGCTATTCACGAATCCACAGTCAGTCGTGCTGTGAATGGCAAATATTTAGAAACGGATTTTGGCGTTTTTGAATTAAAACATTTCTTTAGTCAAAAACTCGCCTCTGATGAAGGAGAACGCTCGACAAATGATGTGAAACATCGCTTGCAAACGTTAATCGATTCAGAAGATAAAGCTAAACCCTTATCCGATCAAAAATTAGTGGAACTTTTGAACGATGAAGGCATAGATATTTCACGAAGAACAATCGCTAAATATCGCGATTTATTAAAAATTCCATCGTCAACCAAACGTAAGCGATACGATGAAACATAA
- a CDS encoding sugar-binding transcriptional regulator: MLDEIKLIEAIAPDILTVLQERYRILQNIYWMQPIGRRTLAESLDLTERVLRTETDVLKRLKLIESSKSGMMLTAKGEDVYNQLGSMMDQLFEMHQIEKRLASYFGISRCFITGGDSDQQVKVISEFGHLLYEALDENLPNGKNIIAVMGGTTMAQVASELSDLETEQRENLFVPARGGIGEAVSVQANSVSAEMAIQTNGKYRALYVPEQLSTATYNSLMQEPSILEVLNLISEANCVIHSIGKALHMAARRKMTEEEILMLKRKNAVAESFGYFFDEEGQVVYKIPRIGLQLKDIQNIPYVFAIAGGRSKAKAIRAYMKNAPKQTWLITDEAAANEILRGATL; this comes from the coding sequence ATGCTTGATGAAATAAAATTGATTGAAGCTATTGCTCCAGATATTTTGACGGTTCTCCAAGAAAGATACCGAATATTACAAAATATTTACTGGATGCAGCCGATTGGTCGACGTACGTTGGCTGAGAGTTTAGATTTAACAGAACGTGTGTTGCGAACAGAAACGGATGTATTAAAACGACTGAAATTGATTGAATCTTCAAAAAGCGGCATGATGTTAACAGCTAAAGGTGAAGATGTTTACAATCAACTAGGAAGTATGATGGACCAATTATTTGAAATGCACCAGATTGAAAAGCGGTTGGCTAGTTATTTTGGGATTTCTCGTTGCTTCATTACAGGTGGCGATAGCGATCAACAAGTAAAAGTAATTAGCGAATTTGGACATCTTCTTTATGAAGCACTGGACGAAAATTTGCCAAATGGGAAAAACATTATTGCGGTAATGGGTGGGACCACCATGGCACAAGTTGCAAGCGAGCTCTCTGATTTAGAAACAGAGCAACGTGAAAACTTATTCGTACCTGCTAGAGGAGGAATTGGAGAAGCTGTAAGTGTACAAGCAAATTCTGTAAGTGCTGAAATGGCGATCCAAACCAATGGCAAATATCGCGCATTATATGTTCCTGAACAATTAAGTACAGCCACATATAATTCACTGATGCAAGAACCTTCTATTTTAGAAGTTCTAAACTTAATAAGCGAAGCAAACTGTGTCATTCACAGTATCGGAAAGGCCTTGCACATGGCTGCTCGACGAAAGATGACTGAAGAAGAGATTCTGATGCTAAAACGCAAAAATGCTGTAGCAGAATCATTTGGTTATTTTTTTGATGAAGAAGGGCAAGTCGTTTACAAAATCCCTCGTATAGGTTTACAATTAAAAGACATACAGAATATCCCTTACGTATTCGCCATAGCTGGTGGGAGAAGTAAAGCAAAAGCCATTCGCGCTTATATGAAAAACGCACCAAAACAAACGTGGCTCATCACAGATGAAGCCGCAGCAAATGAGATTTTAAGAGGGGCGACCCTTTAA
- the gap gene encoding type I glyceraldehyde-3-phosphate dehydrogenase, which yields MTVKVGINGFGRIGRLAFRRIQDVEGIEVVAINDLTDAKMLAHLLKYDTTQGRFNGTVEVHEGSFNVNGKEVKVLANRNPEELPWGDLGVDIVLECTGFFTSKAAAEKHLTAGAKRVVISAPGGDDVPTIVYNTNHEILTGEETVISGASCTTNCLAPMAKALNDNFGVIEGLMTTIHAYTGDQMTLDGPHPKGDFRRARAAAANIVPNSTGAAKAIGLVIPELNGKLDGAAQRVPVATGSLTELVTVLDKQVTADEINEVMAKAANESYGYTEDEIVSSDIVGMTFGSLFDATQTRVMTVGDKQLVKTVSWYDNEMSYTAQLVRTLEYFANL from the coding sequence ATGACAGTTAAAGTAGGTATTAATGGATTTGGACGTATCGGACGCTTAGCTTTCCGTCGTATCCAAGATGTAGAAGGAATCGAAGTGGTTGCAATCAACGACTTAACAGATGCTAAAATGTTAGCACACTTGTTAAAATATGATACAACTCAAGGACGTTTCAACGGTACTGTTGAAGTTCACGAAGGTTCTTTCAATGTAAATGGTAAAGAAGTGAAAGTTTTAGCTAACCGCAACCCTGAAGAATTACCATGGGGCGATCTAGGCGTAGATATCGTTCTAGAATGTACTGGTTTCTTTACATCAAAAGCTGCTGCTGAAAAACACTTGACTGCAGGCGCTAAACGTGTTGTTATCTCAGCTCCTGGTGGAGACGATGTACCAACAATCGTTTACAACACAAACCATGAAATCTTAACAGGCGAAGAAACAGTTATCTCTGGTGCTTCATGTACTACAAACTGCTTGGCTCCTATGGCTAAAGCATTAAACGATAACTTCGGCGTTATTGAAGGTTTAATGACAACTATCCACGCTTACACTGGTGACCAAATGACTCTTGATGGACCACACCCTAAAGGTGACTTCCGTCGTGCTCGTGCGGCTGCTGCAAACATCGTTCCTAACTCAACTGGTGCTGCTAAAGCTATCGGCTTAGTAATTCCAGAATTGAACGGTAAATTAGATGGAGCTGCTCAACGTGTTCCTGTTGCTACTGGTTCATTAACTGAATTAGTGACTGTTTTAGACAAACAAGTTACTGCTGATGAAATCAATGAAGTGATGGCTAAAGCTGCTAACGAATCTTACGGTTATACTGAAGACGAAATCGTTTCTTCTGATATCGTAGGTATGACTTTCGGTTCATTATTCGATGCTACTCAAACTCGTGTAATGACAGTTGGCGACAAACAATTAGTTAAAACTGTTTCATGGTATGACAATGAAATGTCATACACTGCACAATTAGTTCGTACTTTAGAATACTTCGCTAATTTATAA
- a CDS encoding phosphoglycerate kinase yields MAKKTVQDIDLKGKKVLVRVDFNVPLKDGVITDDTRIKAALPTINYVLDQGGKAILFSHLGRVKTEEDKAGKSLAPVADRLGELLGKEVTFVPETRGEALEAAINNLEDGGVVVFENTRFEDVDGKKESKNDSELGKYWASLGDVFVNDAFGTAHRAHASNVGIASTGIPTVAGFLMEKEIKFIGEAVEEPKRPMVAILGGAKVSDKIGVIENLIPKADKILIGGGMTYTFYRAKGIEIGKSLVEADKVELAKELIEKAGDKLVLPVDSVTAPEFSNDVPTEVHEGGVPVDQMGLDIGPKTVELFGDILKDAKTVVWNGPMGVFEMSNFANGTIGVCEAIANLEDATTIIGGGDSAAAAEQLGFADKFTHISTGGGASLELLEGKELPGLAAINDK; encoded by the coding sequence ATGGCTAAAAAGACTGTACAAGATATTGATTTAAAAGGTAAAAAAGTTCTTGTTCGTGTTGATTTTAACGTTCCATTGAAGGATGGCGTAATCACTGATGATACACGTATTAAAGCAGCTTTACCAACAATCAACTATGTATTAGACCAAGGTGGAAAAGCAATTCTATTTTCTCACTTAGGACGTGTAAAAACAGAAGAAGATAAAGCTGGTAAATCTTTAGCACCTGTTGCAGATCGTTTAGGCGAATTACTTGGTAAAGAAGTAACATTCGTTCCTGAAACTCGTGGTGAAGCATTAGAAGCTGCAATCAACAACTTAGAAGACGGTGGCGTAGTTGTCTTTGAAAACACACGTTTTGAAGATGTAGATGGTAAAAAAGAAAGCAAAAATGATTCTGAATTAGGTAAATACTGGGCATCATTAGGTGACGTATTCGTAAATGACGCGTTTGGTACAGCTCACCGTGCACATGCTTCTAACGTAGGAATTGCTTCAACAGGCATTCCAACAGTAGCTGGATTCTTAATGGAAAAAGAAATCAAATTTATCGGTGAAGCCGTTGAAGAACCTAAACGTCCAATGGTGGCAATTTTAGGTGGCGCAAAAGTTTCAGATAAAATTGGTGTAATCGAAAACTTAATTCCAAAAGCAGATAAAATTCTTATCGGTGGTGGAATGACTTATACATTCTATCGTGCAAAAGGAATTGAAATTGGGAAATCATTAGTTGAAGCTGACAAAGTTGAATTAGCAAAAGAATTAATTGAAAAAGCTGGCGATAAGTTAGTATTACCAGTTGATTCAGTAACTGCTCCTGAATTTTCTAACGATGTACCAACTGAAGTTCATGAAGGCGGCGTGCCAGTAGATCAAATGGGTCTAGATATTGGTCCTAAAACAGTTGAATTATTCGGCGATATCTTAAAAGATGCTAAAACAGTTGTTTGGAACGGTCCTATGGGTGTGTTTGAAATGTCTAATTTTGCTAACGGAACAATTGGCGTTTGTGAAGCAATTGCTAACTTAGAAGACGCAACAACAATTATCGGTGGAGGAGATTCTGCAGCAGCAGCTGAACAATTAGGCTTTGCAGATAAATTTACTCATATCTCTACTGGTGGTGGCGCAAGTTTAGAATTATTAGAAGGTAAAGAATTACCTGGCTTGGCAGCAATCAACGATAAATAA
- the tpiA gene encoding triose-phosphate isomerase, with protein MRKPIIAGNWKMNLTASEAKAFAEAVKNNIPSNDKVDSVIGSPALFLETLVEAAKGTDLKISAQNCYWENSGAFTGETSPAALADLGVDYVIIGHSERREYFHETDEDINKKAKAIFANGLTPILCCGESLETYEAEKTAEWIEGQITAGLADLTDEQVSNLVIAYEPIWAIGTGKSADATIADTICGVVRQTVEKLYGGEVAAKVRIQYGGSVKPENIAEYMAKENVDGALVGGASLQPESFLALLDAVK; from the coding sequence ATGCGTAAACCTATTATCGCAGGTAACTGGAAAATGAACTTAACAGCATCAGAAGCAAAAGCTTTTGCAGAAGCTGTAAAAAACAATATCCCTAGCAATGACAAAGTAGATTCAGTAATTGGTTCACCAGCGCTATTTTTAGAAACTTTAGTAGAAGCTGCAAAAGGAACTGATTTAAAAATCTCTGCTCAAAATTGCTATTGGGAAAACTCAGGAGCATTCACAGGTGAAACTTCACCAGCTGCATTAGCAGATTTAGGTGTAGACTATGTAATCATTGGTCATTCAGAACGTCGTGAATACTTCCATGAAACAGATGAAGACATCAACAAAAAAGCAAAAGCTATTTTTGCAAACGGATTGACACCAATTCTTTGCTGTGGTGAGTCTTTAGAAACATACGAAGCAGAAAAAACTGCTGAATGGATTGAAGGACAAATCACTGCTGGTTTAGCTGATTTAACAGATGAACAAGTAAGCAACTTAGTTATTGCTTATGAGCCAATTTGGGCTATCGGTACTGGTAAATCTGCAGATGCAACAATTGCAGATACTATCTGTGGTGTTGTACGTCAAACAGTTGAAAAACTTTATGGTGGCGAAGTAGCTGCAAAAGTTCGTATTCAATACGGTGGTTCTGTTAAACCAGAAAACATCGCTGAATACATGGCAAAAGAAAATGTTGATGGTGCTTTAGTAGGTGGCGCAAGCTTACAACCAGAATCATTCTTAGCTTTATTAGACGCTGTAAAATAA
- the eno gene encoding surface-displayed alpha-enolase: MSIITDVYAREVLDSRGNPTIEVEVYTESGAFGRGMVPSGASTGEHEAVELRDGDKDRYLGKGVSKAVDNVNNVIAEAIIGYDVRDQMAIDKAMIELDGTPNKGKLGANAILGVSIAVARAAADYLEVPLYHYLGGFNTKVLPTPMMNIINGGSHSDAPIAFQEFMILPVGAPTFKEALRWGAEVFHALAKILKSRGLETAVGDEGGFAPKFEGTEDGVETILEAIKAVGLEPGKDVFLGFDCASSEFYEDGVYNYAKFEGEGGAKRTAAEQVDYLEELVNKYPIITIEDGMDENDWDGWKLLTERLGDKVQLVGDDLFVTNTEILAKGISQDIGNSILIKVNQIGTLTETFEAIEMAKEAGYTAVVSHRSGETEDSTIADIAVATNAGQIKTGSLSRTDRIAKYNQLLRIEDQLGEVAVYKGLQAFYNLKNK; encoded by the coding sequence ATGTCAATTATTACTGATGTTTACGCTCGCGAAGTCTTAGACTCACGTGGTAACCCAACAATCGAAGTAGAAGTTTATACTGAATCAGGTGCGTTTGGACGCGGTATGGTTCCTTCAGGAGCTTCAACTGGTGAACATGAAGCGGTTGAATTACGTGATGGCGACAAAGACCGTTATTTAGGTAAAGGGGTATCTAAAGCTGTTGATAACGTAAATAACGTTATTGCTGAAGCAATCATCGGTTACGATGTTCGCGATCAAATGGCTATCGATAAAGCAATGATCGAATTAGATGGAACTCCTAACAAAGGTAAATTAGGTGCGAACGCTATTCTTGGTGTTTCTATTGCTGTAGCTCGTGCTGCTGCTGATTACCTAGAAGTGCCTTTATACCACTACCTAGGCGGATTCAACACTAAAGTTTTACCAACTCCAATGATGAATATCATCAATGGTGGATCTCACTCAGATGCTCCTATCGCATTCCAAGAGTTCATGATTTTACCAGTTGGTGCGCCAACATTTAAAGAAGCTTTACGTTGGGGTGCAGAAGTATTCCATGCTTTAGCTAAAATCTTGAAATCTCGCGGTTTAGAAACTGCTGTAGGTGATGAAGGTGGATTTGCACCTAAATTTGAAGGTACTGAAGACGGCGTTGAAACAATCTTAGAAGCAATCAAAGCTGTTGGTTTAGAACCAGGTAAAGATGTATTCTTAGGATTTGACTGTGCATCTTCTGAATTCTACGAAGACGGCGTATACAACTATGCTAAATTCGAAGGTGAAGGCGGAGCGAAACGTACTGCTGCTGAACAAGTTGACTACCTAGAAGAATTGGTTAACAAATACCCAATCATCACTATCGAAGACGGTATGGATGAAAATGACTGGGATGGATGGAAACTATTAACTGAACGCTTAGGCGATAAAGTTCAATTAGTTGGTGACGATTTATTCGTAACAAACACTGAAATCTTAGCTAAAGGTATCAGCCAAGATATTGGTAACTCAATCTTAATCAAAGTTAACCAAATTGGTACTTTAACTGAAACTTTTGAAGCTATCGAAATGGCTAAAGAAGCTGGCTACACTGCAGTTGTATCTCACCGTTCTGGTGAAACAGAAGATTCAACAATCGCTGACATCGCTGTTGCAACTAACGCTGGCCAAATCAAAACTGGTTCTCTATCACGTACTGACCGTATTGCTAAATACAACCAATTATTACGTATCGAAGACCAATTAGGTGAAGTAGCTGTTTACAAAGGTTTACAAGCTTTCTACAACTTAAAAAATAAATAA
- a CDS encoding tyrosine-type recombinase/integrase, producing MLLEELRSEFILDCWIRNLSERTVETYELNISLFLRWLEKEMKVNELSSLNKNHFKMYVVHLQREQYQASYINLLMECLKSFFNYLLEEEYVLVNYPKQIKVLKEEQKVIDTFSDKQIKEWIRYYNKTNYLSVRNKLIVMLFVDTGIRCTELRQIKTDFVFDNYIKIHGKGNKWRVVPISSSLHKQLLKYERMKHAYFTSRQIVIKDDTLLLTRSGEKIKSNVAIEKIISDASIGIEGVSDIRCSPYTLRHYFAKTSIKNGQDIFTLSKLLGHSNIKITQRYLESMNSEEIVEKGLRTSPLSK from the coding sequence ATGTTGTTAGAAGAATTGAGAAGTGAATTTATACTGGATTGTTGGATTAGAAATCTATCTGAGAGGACAGTAGAAACTTATGAACTGAATATTAGTTTATTTTTGAGATGGTTAGAGAAAGAGATGAAAGTTAATGAACTCTCATCACTTAATAAAAATCACTTCAAGATGTACGTGGTTCACTTACAACGAGAACAATATCAAGCAAGCTATATCAATCTGTTGATGGAATGCTTAAAATCATTCTTTAACTATTTGCTGGAGGAAGAATATGTCTTAGTCAACTATCCAAAACAAATCAAAGTATTGAAGGAAGAACAAAAGGTGATAGATACCTTCTCAGACAAGCAGATAAAAGAATGGATACGCTACTACAATAAAACAAATTATTTGAGTGTAAGAAACAAGTTGATTGTCATGTTGTTTGTAGACACAGGAATACGATGTACAGAGCTACGACAGATCAAAACAGATTTTGTCTTTGACAACTACATTAAAATTCATGGGAAGGGAAACAAATGGCGTGTTGTACCTATTAGTTCATCTCTACATAAGCAATTGCTGAAATATGAAAGAATGAAGCATGCTTACTTTACTTCTAGGCAGATAGTTATTAAAGATGATACACTTTTACTGACTAGATCAGGTGAAAAAATCAAATCAAATGTTGCTATTGAAAAGATCATCAGTGATGCTAGTATAGGAATAGAGGGTGTTTCTGACATCAGATGTAGTCCATATACATTGAGACACTATTTTGCCAAGACGAGTATCAAGAATGGTCAGGATATTTTTACATTGTCAAAACTGTTAGGGCATTCGAATATCAAGATAACTCAGAGGTATTTAGAGAGCATGAATAGTGAGGAGATTGTGGAGAAAGGATTGAGAACGAGTCCTTTATCAAAATGA